Proteins encoded together in one Bacteroidota bacterium window:
- a CDS encoding DUF2061 domain-containing protein, protein MNKDKEISVKLGKEKDSPARSMLKAFTWRIMAAGATFLISFVVFARYTEKTIDESMENAGLIAGIEFIGKIFLYYIHERLWTNIRWGKYWSKEYWRQRAWRKLYKNKHKD, encoded by the coding sequence ATGAACAAAGACAAAGAAATAAGTGTAAAACTAGGTAAAGAGAAGGATAGTCCCGCAAGAAGTATGTTAAAAGCTTTTACATGGAGAATTATGGCAGCGGGTGCTACTTTCCTCATCAGTTTTGTAGTATTCGCCAGATATACTGAGAAAACTATTGATGAAAGTATGGAAAATGCAGGTTTGATAGCCGGTATTGAATTTATAGGGAAAATATTTCTTTATTATATTCACGAAAGATTATGGACTAATATCCGCTGGGGTAAATACTGGAGCAAGGAATATTGGCGACAAAGAGCATGGAGGAAACTATACAAAAATAAACACAAAGATTAA
- a CDS encoding nodulation protein NfeD translates to MRTLFNFFTHCLVVIAFVFTSTNGYAQTDSIQKIYKFDIKEEIAPPIWRLTKNAFKEAREINADLILIHMNTYGGMLDAADSIRTIILQSEIPVYVFIDNNAASAGALISIACDRIYMRSGANIGAATVVDQSGKPLPDKYQSYMRSLMRSTAEATGRDPEIAQAMVDPKIYIENVIDTGSVLTFTTSEAIANNYCEGKAENINEVLRLAEIDNYEIIEQTISSLDRIIGFFIKPYISGILIVIIIAGVYFELQTPGVGFPSFAAIAAAILYFAPLYLEGLAENWEIVLFIIGLVLVAIEIFAIPGFGFIGISGIILIVAGLTLSMVDSIILDGQLVNFTRLYEAFFTVVTAIFLSVVSSIWFSKKLFTSTIFGHLALDSTQKTENGFSTSDAEYKQMIERLGVAQTNLRPAGKIQIDDKYFDATALTGFIEKGTKIMVVKYETAQLFVVKAE, encoded by the coding sequence ATGAGAACGCTATTTAATTTTTTTACTCATTGTTTGGTGGTGATTGCTTTTGTTTTTACTTCCACAAATGGTTATGCACAAACTGATAGCATTCAAAAGATATATAAATTCGATATTAAAGAAGAAATTGCCCCCCCTATCTGGCGATTAACTAAAAATGCTTTTAAAGAAGCAAGGGAAATAAATGCTGATTTGATTCTGATACACATGAATACCTACGGCGGCATGCTTGATGCTGCAGATTCAATACGTACTATCATTCTTCAATCCGAAATCCCTGTTTATGTTTTTATTGATAATAATGCCGCATCAGCAGGAGCGCTTATTTCCATTGCTTGTGACCGAATTTACATGAGATCGGGAGCGAATATCGGAGCTGCAACCGTTGTTGACCAGAGCGGAAAGCCATTACCGGACAAGTATCAATCATATATGCGATCGCTCATGCGATCGACCGCCGAAGCTACAGGTCGCGATCCTGAAATTGCACAAGCCATGGTTGATCCTAAAATATATATTGAAAATGTAATTGATACAGGAAGCGTACTCACTTTTACCACCTCAGAAGCAATTGCAAATAATTACTGCGAGGGTAAAGCCGAAAACATCAACGAAGTATTACGCTTGGCAGAGATTGATAATTATGAAATAATTGAACAAACCATTTCTTCGCTTGATCGCATCATTGGATTTTTTATAAAGCCATATATTTCAGGTATTTTAATAGTAATTATTATCGCTGGGGTTTATTTTGAATTACAAACACCCGGTGTTGGGTTTCCATCCTTTGCAGCTATAGCAGCAGCCATTTTATATTTTGCACCTCTTTACCTTGAAGGTTTAGCCGAAAATTGGGAAATTGTTCTCTTTATTATAGGTTTGGTTTTAGTGGCAATTGAAATTTTCGCCATTCCAGGATTTGGATTTATCGGGATTTCAGGCATCATATTAATTGTTGCAGGGCTTACCCTGAGCATGGTTGATTCAATAATATTAGATGGACAACTTGTTAATTTCACCAGGCTGTATGAAGCCTTCTTCACAGTCGTAACTGCTATCTTTTTATCGGTTGTATCTTCGATTTGGTTTAGTAAGAAGTTATTTACATCTACGATATTTGGACATTTAGCTTTGGATTCTACACAGAAAACCGAAAATGGGTTCAGTACTTCAGATGCTGAATACAAACAAATGATTGAACGCTTGGGCGTGGCCCAGACTAATTTACGACCTGCCGGAAAAATTCAAATTGACGATAAATATTTTGATGCCACTGCATTGACCGGATTTATCGAAAAAGGCACCAAAATAATGGTAGTAAAATACGAAACAGCGCAATTATTTGTTGTTAAGGCTGAATAA
- a CDS encoding O-acetyl-ADP-ribose deacetylase, with protein sequence MGVSIQLLQGDITKLKVDVIVNAANNSLLGGGGVDGAIHRAAGPELLKECKTLNGCETGKAKITKAYKLPYLYIIHTVGPIWTGGQSGERELLKSCYHECLKLAKVMGFKTIAIPNISTGVYGFPKLEAAEIALKEVSIFTKLNEIPLTIYFVCSDIDNYELYRQKLSSFRL encoded by the coding sequence ATGGGCGTTTCAATACAATTACTTCAGGGTGACATCACCAAACTTAAGGTTGATGTTATTGTGAACGCTGCCAATAACAGTTTACTTGGAGGTGGTGGTGTAGATGGAGCCATTCATAGAGCAGCCGGGCCTGAATTGCTTAAGGAGTGTAAAACCCTTAATGGTTGTGAAACAGGCAAAGCTAAAATCACAAAAGCTTATAAATTACCTTACCTTTATATTATTCATACAGTTGGGCCAATTTGGACAGGTGGACAATCAGGTGAAAGAGAACTATTAAAAAGTTGTTATCATGAATGCCTGAAATTAGCTAAAGTGATGGGATTTAAAACAATTGCCATCCCTAATATTAGTACCGGAGTATATGGATTTCCGAAATTGGAAGCTGCTGAAATTGCTTTAAAGGAGGTTAGCATTTTTACCAAACTAAATGAAATTCCACTCACAATTTACTTCGTTTGCTCTGACATCGACAATTATGAACTTTATAGACAAAAACTATCTTCTTTTCGTCTCTAA
- a CDS encoding carbohydrate binding family 9 domain-containing protein encodes MDKLLIRLSILGIAILLSLPSYSIIIRKKLLVNRTIEVPIIDGVLNDKAWINAAVANNFVQVDPYNGAPSTLKSEVKFIYDDEAIYIGAMLFDTAPDSIMNELSKRDELGVSDNFGVHIDPFNDASTTYSFFINPAGVQMDGKLAANSNHEDRNWDAVWESTTQIVENGWVIEIKIPYAALRFPKKDIQLWGINFFREIKRYREKNSWNFVDKGISGTTTQAGQVEGITNIIPPLRLSAVPYISGYIENNGENVGWGKSYGYGMDIKLGINESFTLDATLVPDFSQVQSDDKIVNLSPFETFYQERRPFFTEGTELFNRQDRLFYSRRVGSQPINRSNIYDEYDDDQILSNPDANQLINASKISGKTKSGLGLGIFNAMTSNTYAKVVEPNGDEKQIITQPFSNYNMVVLNQSLNNNSFISFYNTNVYRGRHEYMANVSGTEVRLVDKNNFYALSGHFHLSQKYYPDDDNIIGHSYRINLGKISGKFKYNYSQSVMSDTYDHNDLGYLRNNNIIKHRLSFDYNEYSPLWKVMNMYHNVAFEYSSIYRPREFASFQISTTSHTTLRNYNSLSLRTEFEPKGSEDHFEPRVDGWIYKRPATYQINFSRSPDYRKKFSTDFRFTYEGTNEAGRENIDFSLTPRLRINDQFSIKLTSSLKFNNKSYGYVTNSLGSNDEQLIVFGQRDVQTITNTLESNYIFNNTSSLSIRMRHYWIRATYNNYYYLQEDGTLEQNEYAENNDFNVNAFNIDMVYTWNFAPGSELLLVYKNAIYANVDSSITNYFDNLKYTFDSPIINSFSIKILYYIDYLKLKRRSK; translated from the coding sequence ATGGACAAACTCTTAATCAGACTATCAATTTTAGGTATTGCCATTTTATTAAGCCTGCCCTCTTATTCAATAATTATAAGAAAAAAGCTTTTAGTCAATAGAACCATTGAAGTTCCAATAATAGATGGAGTTCTTAATGATAAGGCTTGGATAAATGCTGCGGTGGCAAATAATTTTGTACAAGTAGATCCATACAACGGTGCCCCAAGTACTTTAAAATCTGAAGTTAAATTCATCTATGATGATGAAGCAATTTATATTGGAGCTATGCTGTTTGACACAGCACCAGATAGCATTATGAATGAATTATCTAAACGCGATGAGTTAGGTGTTTCGGACAATTTTGGGGTACATATTGATCCCTTTAATGACGCTTCAACTACGTATAGTTTTTTTATTAACCCTGCAGGAGTTCAAATGGATGGAAAGCTGGCAGCAAACAGCAATCATGAAGATAGAAATTGGGATGCGGTATGGGAGAGTACAACACAAATTGTGGAAAATGGATGGGTGATTGAAATAAAAATCCCATATGCTGCCTTACGCTTTCCAAAAAAAGACATTCAACTTTGGGGCATTAATTTCTTCAGGGAAATTAAAAGGTACAGAGAAAAAAATTCCTGGAATTTTGTAGATAAAGGAATTTCAGGTACAACAACTCAAGCCGGTCAGGTGGAAGGTATTACAAACATTATTCCACCACTGCGATTATCGGCAGTACCATATATATCAGGATATATTGAAAATAATGGCGAAAATGTTGGTTGGGGGAAATCTTATGGATATGGGATGGACATAAAACTTGGAATTAATGAAAGTTTCACACTAGACGCGACACTTGTTCCTGATTTCAGTCAGGTCCAATCCGATGATAAAATTGTGAACCTTTCACCATTTGAAACATTCTATCAGGAACGACGGCCTTTTTTTACTGAGGGCACAGAATTATTTAACAGACAAGATCGCCTTTTTTATTCTCGCAGAGTAGGAAGTCAACCGATTAATCGATCAAACATTTACGATGAATATGATGATGATCAAATTTTGTCAAACCCTGATGCAAACCAATTAATTAATGCCAGTAAAATTTCAGGAAAAACAAAATCTGGACTAGGATTGGGAATTTTCAACGCGATGACAAGCAATACTTATGCAAAAGTGGTTGAACCAAATGGAGATGAAAAACAAATTATAACACAACCTTTCTCGAATTACAACATGGTGGTTCTTAACCAATCTTTAAATAACAATTCATTTATTTCCTTCTATAATACAAATGTATACAGAGGGAGGCATGAATACATGGCCAATGTTTCTGGAACAGAAGTACGGTTGGTTGACAAAAATAATTTCTATGCACTTAGTGGACATTTCCATTTAAGTCAAAAATACTATCCTGATGATGATAATATAATTGGGCACAGTTATCGAATTAATCTTGGTAAAATCAGCGGTAAATTCAAATACAATTATTCACAATCTGTGATGAGCGATACATACGACCATAATGATTTGGGATACCTGAGAAATAATAACATTATCAAACATCGACTAAGTTTTGATTATAATGAATATAGTCCTCTCTGGAAAGTAATGAATATGTATCATAATGTGGCATTTGAATACTCTTCTATTTATCGTCCAAGGGAATTCGCATCTTTTCAGATTAGTACAACGTCGCATACAACACTAAGAAACTATAATTCACTGAGCTTACGCACAGAATTTGAACCTAAAGGATCTGAAGACCATTTTGAACCAAGAGTTGATGGTTGGATATATAAAAGGCCAGCCACCTATCAAATTAATTTTTCAAGATCGCCCGATTATCGAAAAAAATTCTCGACAGACTTCAGATTTACATATGAAGGGACTAATGAAGCTGGAAGAGAAAATATTGATTTTAGCTTAACCCCGAGGTTAAGAATTAATGATCAATTTTCAATTAAACTTACTTCTTCACTGAAATTCAATAATAAATCATACGGCTATGTTACAAACAGTTTAGGGAGTAATGATGAACAACTTATCGTTTTTGGTCAACGCGACGTGCAAACAATTACAAATACTTTGGAATCAAACTATATATTTAATAACACCTCTTCGCTGAGCATACGTATGCGCCATTATTGGATACGGGCTACCTATAACAATTATTATTATCTACAGGAAGACGGGACTTTAGAACAGAATGAATATGCCGAAAATAATGATTTTAATGTAAATGCTTTTAATATTGATATGGTTTATACCTGGAATTTTGCCCCCGGGAGTGAGCTTTTATTGGTTTACAAAAACGCTATATATGCCAATGTTGACAGCTCGATAACCAATTACTTTGATAACTTGAAATACACTTTTGATTCACCAATCATCAATAGTTTTTCGATTAAAATTTTATATTATATTGATTATCTAAAATTAAAAAGAAGATCAAAATAA
- a CDS encoding carbohydrate binding family 9 domain-containing protein, with amino-acid sequence MINKSLKIFIFGIAILLNQPTYSLNQKKVLQAKRTNEVPIIDGALNDKAWVSATIATNFIQIEPYNGSPASQKSEVKFIYDDEAIYIAAMLYDTAPDSIVSELSKRDDLGISDNFGIHIDPFNDASIAYSFSVNPAGVQMDAKVGEDSRHDDKTWDAVWESKTQVVENGWIVEIRIPYSALRFPKKDIQRWGINFLREIKRYKEIDSWNFVDKEIAGTKTQAGEIEGISNIIPPLRLSAVPYLSGYIENNGENIGWGKSYGYGMDVKLGINESFTLDATLIPDFSQVQSDDKIVNLSPFETFYQERRPFFTEGTELFNRNDRIFYSRRVGTKPINYNSVKNEYDQDKVISNPETTQLINATKISGKTHSGLGLGIFNAMTSNTYAKVIDELGNEKQYLTQPFTNYNMVVVDQSLKNNSFVSFYNTNVYRGSNEYMANVTGTEVRFVDKSNYYAVSGHFHLSQKYNPKQDNVFGHSYQFSVGKISGKFKYNYSQSAMNDTYDHNDLGYLSHNNNLNHDLNFSYNEYRPFWKVMDMSNSISFEHSTLYKPRKFSRFSISTRSRTTLRNYTSLNLNTTIEPKGSDDYFEPRVDGWVYKEPASHNFNFFISPDYRKKYVTDIKFNYTGTTEKGRNSILFSLSQRIRISDQFNMIITSEFKNDNKSYGYVNDSINTNNNQVIIFGQRDVRTVTNTIESSYIFNNKSSLSLRLRHYWIRAQYHNYYDLQVDGSLIQNNFKEDNDFNVNAFNIDMVYTWNFAPGSELLLVYKNAIYANVDSSVNNYFDNLRYTFDSPIINSFSIKILYYIDYLNIKKNKRK; translated from the coding sequence ATGATCAACAAAAGTCTTAAGATTTTCATTTTTGGGATTGCCATTCTGTTGAATCAACCCACGTACTCACTGAATCAAAAAAAAGTCTTACAAGCAAAAAGAACGAATGAGGTTCCTATAATCGATGGTGCATTGAACGATAAAGCATGGGTAAGCGCGACTATTGCAACAAATTTTATTCAAATTGAACCTTACAATGGTTCGCCTGCTTCACAAAAATCGGAAGTAAAATTCATTTATGATGATGAGGCTATATACATAGCCGCGATGCTGTATGATACAGCCCCCGATAGTATCGTGAGCGAGCTATCAAAACGAGACGATTTGGGTATCTCCGATAATTTCGGGATACATATTGATCCATTTAATGACGCCTCCATTGCTTATAGTTTTTCGGTAAATCCAGCCGGGGTGCAAATGGATGCCAAGGTTGGGGAAGATAGCCGTCATGATGATAAAACCTGGGATGCTGTTTGGGAAAGTAAAACCCAAGTTGTGGAGAACGGATGGATTGTTGAAATCAGGATTCCTTACTCCGCTTTACGATTTCCAAAAAAGGATATACAGCGTTGGGGTATTAACTTTCTCAGAGAAATAAAACGGTATAAAGAAATTGACTCATGGAATTTTGTTGATAAAGAAATTGCCGGAACAAAAACCCAAGCCGGTGAAATAGAAGGTATTTCGAACATCATTCCTCCTCTTCGACTATCTGCCGTCCCATATTTATCAGGATATATCGAAAATAATGGTGAAAATATTGGATGGGGCAAATCGTATGGCTATGGGATGGATGTAAAGCTGGGCATTAATGAAAGTTTCACACTTGATGCTACTTTAATCCCCGATTTCAGCCAGGTTCAATCGGATGACAAAATAGTCAACCTGTCACCATTTGAAACCTTTTATCAGGAACGTCGGCCATTTTTCACCGAAGGCACTGAATTATTTAACAGGAATGATCGTATCTTTTATTCGCGAAGGGTGGGTACTAAACCGATCAACTATAACAGTGTAAAAAATGAGTACGATCAGGATAAGGTTATATCAAATCCGGAAACGACCCAATTAATCAATGCAACTAAAATTTCGGGAAAAACACATTCAGGGTTAGGATTGGGAATTTTTAATGCAATGACATCAAATACTTATGCAAAAGTGATTGACGAATTGGGAAATGAAAAACAATATCTTACTCAACCTTTTACCAATTATAATATGGTTGTTGTCGATCAATCCCTTAAAAACAACTCATTTGTTTCATTCTATAATACCAATGTATATCGTGGAAGTAATGAATACATGGCCAATGTGACGGGGACAGAAGTGAGATTTGTAGATAAAAGCAATTATTATGCTGTAAGCGGTCATTTTCATCTAAGTCAAAAATACAATCCAAAGCAAGACAATGTGTTTGGGCACAGCTACCAATTCAGTGTCGGTAAAATAAGTGGTAAATTTAAATACAATTATTCTCAATCGGCTATGAATGATACATACGACCATAATGATTTGGGTTATTTATCACACAATAACAATCTTAATCATGACTTAAATTTTTCTTATAACGAATATCGACCTTTCTGGAAAGTAATGGACATGTCGAATAGTATTAGTTTTGAACATTCTACGCTATACAAACCCAGAAAATTTTCAAGATTTTCAATAAGTACAAGGTCACGGACTACACTTCGTAATTACACTTCACTGAATCTAAATACTACTATTGAACCGAAAGGATCTGATGATTATTTTGAGCCAAGAGTTGATGGCTGGGTTTACAAAGAGCCTGCAAGTCATAATTTCAACTTCTTCATATCACCAGATTATCGAAAAAAATATGTAACTGATATCAAGTTTAATTATACCGGAACAACAGAAAAAGGGAGAAATAGTATTCTGTTTAGTTTAAGTCAAAGAATAAGAATTAGTGATCAGTTTAATATGATAATAACTTCTGAATTTAAAAATGACAATAAATCATATGGATACGTAAATGACAGTATAAATACCAACAATAATCAGGTAATTATATTTGGACAACGGGATGTAAGAACAGTAACCAACACCATTGAATCTAGTTACATTTTTAATAATAAATCTTCTTTGAGTTTACGTTTGCGACATTATTGGATTCGAGCTCAATATCATAACTACTATGATTTGCAAGTAGATGGATCCTTAATTCAAAATAATTTTAAGGAGGATAACGATTTTAATGTAAATGCTTTCAACATTGATATGGTTTACACCTGGAATTTTGCTCCCGGAAGTGAGCTTTTATTAGTTTACAAAAACGCTATATATGCCAATGTTGATAGCTCGGTAAACAATTACTTTGATAATTTAAGATATACTTTTGATTCACCAATCATCAATAGTTTTTCGATCAAAATTCTTTACTATATTGACTACCTGAATATTAAAAAAAACAAACGTAAATAG
- a CDS encoding CHAT domain-containing protein, with the protein MIPQIKRSVFLISILFLMFYGSNLKSQNNHLDTLRSVSYFIKNQSGTLKSNPDSIKTYYYNTLGKAYLLNDKDFQQLTLSYIAHFFVQLRIPDSCRKYVDLATSYTHQNKIVISAANYELNRSLYTSFFYLQDYPKTIQYIKESFKYPIHNYPNKEYEKLTAFELLSSSFEKLEKYDSVAVYVEESDKILKLMQNPYKDFLLRNICKKGSILSAKGKSHDALNELLKSESLIDNHNPSQLAAYIYNKIGNIYYTIRELDKSIQYHEEALRIYQLLNFPLNSYYTSKYSDIARSYLLMNRNEEALSSFIKVIPIKSELSDPTIMHSYQNISAVYMQMDSLEQANNYLKKSMVVLNKYYKGKSPITYANAIFYYGHFLIERLCNPEGVKLTNQAIKIYKEQFGEKHPDLADCYQYLGLAKSLIDQDIDSALFYYQKALITNDLTFNETSLFQNPKVENALSKKILLNILRNKIDALTIKIQKSKNLQESIAYTEVMNSTLLLAIETVGNIRNSFTSLDSKLKMNEKSEYFFSKLIASSFLLHKLTNENKYLYDAYVYTEKSKLATLNELINENSAKISGGVAPELIKQEKDLRIRKGELTNELYNAQISNNSDQKRKEILSNELFIIDQKIDILTSRLENQYKNYYKLKYQNRQLDIESIQEMIADEQAIIEYYLSDSIIYEFIITKNDFSVFEKKIDSTFLNNIYAITKIFKTNTFTHFDLKQFYTFKEKSFQLYQILIEPLGTIIKDKELIIIPDKELLQLPFEVLLTDQDLSISNFRGLSYLIKDYPISYSYSTEWLFVQRTVNIAKKNLLAILPSYDKLIDYESLILHENKNFEKDLFQPIPAAIEEVKNISKLIDGKILESENATEENFKRMAGNYSILHFAMHTVIDNNNPMFSKLVFTPQPNDSATKEDNLLNTYEIFNLNLNAQMVILSSCNTGNGNLQKGEGIMSMARGFMYAGCKSLGITLWSVDDNSSAELMSYFYEFLANGMTKSMALLSAKKKYLQLADPISTHPHFWASHIIIGDTKQLELRNKSMLKYLAISIFILVFLLICLYILLRQTRSGVLSPRSLLRKKGFISRPGV; encoded by the coding sequence ATGATCCCCCAGATAAAAAGATCAGTCTTTTTGATAAGCATTTTGTTTTTAATGTTTTATGGATCGAACTTAAAGTCCCAAAATAATCATCTTGACACGCTCAGATCAGTCAGTTATTTTATTAAAAACCAATCGGGTACACTCAAATCTAATCCCGATTCAATAAAAACTTATTACTATAACACTTTGGGGAAAGCTTATTTATTAAATGATAAAGATTTTCAGCAATTAACATTATCTTATATTGCACACTTTTTTGTACAATTAAGGATTCCGGATTCTTGTCGAAAATACGTTGATCTTGCCACTTCTTATACTCATCAAAATAAGATAGTAATCTCTGCAGCCAATTATGAACTGAACAGATCACTCTACACCTCCTTTTTTTATTTACAAGACTACCCTAAAACAATTCAGTACATAAAAGAATCTTTTAAATATCCAATTCACAACTACCCCAATAAAGAATATGAAAAACTTACAGCATTTGAGCTCTTAAGCAGTTCATTTGAGAAGCTTGAGAAATATGACTCTGTGGCTGTTTATGTTGAAGAATCGGATAAAATCCTGAAACTTATGCAAAATCCATATAAAGATTTTCTTTTAAGAAACATATGTAAAAAAGGAAGTATTCTAAGTGCTAAAGGTAAAAGTCATGATGCTCTAAATGAATTATTAAAATCAGAATCATTAATTGATAATCACAATCCATCCCAATTAGCTGCATATATTTATAATAAAATCGGAAATATTTATTATACTATCAGAGAATTGGACAAATCTATTCAATATCACGAAGAAGCCCTTCGTATCTATCAACTCTTGAATTTCCCCCTGAACTCTTATTATACTTCAAAATATTCGGATATAGCCCGTTCATACCTTTTAATGAATAGAAATGAAGAAGCCTTATCTTCATTTATAAAGGTTATTCCGATAAAATCCGAATTAAGTGATCCGACTATTATGCATTCTTATCAAAATATAAGTGCGGTATATATGCAAATGGATTCACTGGAACAAGCCAATAATTATCTAAAAAAATCTATGGTTGTTCTGAATAAATATTATAAAGGGAAGTCTCCGATTACCTATGCCAACGCCATATTTTATTACGGCCATTTCTTAATTGAACGACTTTGTAATCCTGAAGGCGTAAAATTAACAAATCAAGCAATAAAAATCTACAAGGAGCAATTTGGAGAAAAACATCCTGATTTAGCGGATTGCTACCAATATCTTGGCTTAGCCAAATCACTCATTGATCAGGATATAGACAGTGCACTTTTTTATTATCAAAAAGCACTAATTACAAATGACTTAACATTTAATGAAACCTCATTATTTCAAAATCCAAAAGTTGAAAATGCACTATCTAAAAAAATCCTACTTAATATTTTACGAAATAAGATTGATGCACTTACTATAAAAATCCAGAAATCGAAAAATTTACAAGAAAGTATAGCTTATACAGAAGTAATGAATTCAACCCTATTGCTGGCTATAGAAACTGTTGGGAACATTCGTAATTCTTTTACATCCCTCGATAGTAAATTAAAGATGAATGAGAAGTCAGAATATTTTTTTTCAAAATTGATTGCCTCATCCTTTCTTCTTCATAAACTTACCAATGAAAATAAATACTTGTATGATGCGTATGTATATACTGAAAAAAGTAAGCTCGCCACATTAAATGAGTTAATTAATGAGAATAGCGCTAAAATATCCGGGGGCGTTGCACCTGAATTGATAAAACAGGAAAAAGATTTACGGATTAGAAAAGGGGAACTTACAAATGAATTATACAATGCTCAAATATCAAATAATTCTGATCAAAAAAGAAAAGAAATATTATCAAATGAGTTGTTTATTATTGATCAGAAAATAGATATTCTAACGTCGAGATTAGAAAATCAGTATAAGAATTATTATAAATTGAAGTATCAGAATCGACAACTTGATATTGAATCAATTCAAGAAATGATAGCAGATGAACAAGCGATTATTGAATATTATCTTTCTGATTCTATAATCTATGAATTTATAATTACAAAAAATGATTTTTCAGTATTTGAAAAGAAAATTGATTCAACTTTTCTAAATAATATTTATGCTATCACAAAAATCTTTAAGACCAATACTTTTACGCACTTTGATTTAAAGCAATTTTACACTTTTAAAGAAAAGTCATTCCAATTATATCAAATCCTGATTGAGCCATTAGGTACAATAATAAAAGATAAAGAACTTATCATCATACCGGATAAAGAATTATTACAATTACCATTTGAGGTTCTCCTTACAGATCAAGATTTGAGTATTTCAAATTTTCGTGGACTTTCTTATTTAATAAAGGATTATCCTATTAGTTATTCATATTCAACTGAATGGTTATTTGTTCAGAGAACTGTGAATATAGCAAAAAAGAATCTATTAGCGATTCTCCCTTCGTACGACAAGTTAATTGATTATGAGAGTTTAATTCTACATGAGAACAAAAACTTTGAGAAAGATTTGTTTCAACCTATACCTGCTGCTATTGAAGAAGTTAAAAATATCTCCAAATTGATTGATGGTAAAATTCTTGAATCAGAAAATGCAACAGAAGAAAATTTTAAAAGAATGGCTGGAAATTATTCAATCTTGCACTTTGCAATGCATACTGTTATTGATAATAATAATCCAATGTTCTCAAAGTTGGTTTTTACTCCTCAACCAAACGACTCTGCTACCAAAGAAGACAATTTGCTTAACACCTATGAAATATTTAATTTAAATCTTAATGCGCAAATGGTTATCCTTAGTTCGTGCAATACAGGAAATGGAAATTTGCAGAAAGGCGAAGGTATCATGAGCATGGCCAGAGGATTTATGTATGCCGGATGTAAAAGCTTAGGGATTACCTTATGGTCGGTTGATGACAATTCAAGTGCTGAATTAATGAGTTACTTTTATGAATTTCTAGCCAACGGAATGACTAAATCGATGGCTTTGCTATCGGCAAAGAAAAAATATCTTCAACTTGCCGATCCAATTAGCACCCATCCTCATTTTTGGGCTTCACATATTATAATTGGAGATACAAAACAACTTGAACTAAGAAACAAAAGCATGCTAAAATACCTTGCCATAAGCATTTTTATACTGGTATTCCTTTTAATCTGCCTTTACATTCTGCTTCGGCAGACGAGAAGTGGTGTCTTAAGTCCCCGAAGCTTGCTCAGGAAGAAAGGGTTCATATCTCGCCCTGGGGTTTAA